Proteins from a single region of Rhodospirillales bacterium:
- a CDS encoding DUF779 domain-containing protein yields MARPGAIRCGGVSLVDRVIATPEAVALIERLKLVHGPLMFHQSGGCCDGSAPMCYPAGEFRVGGADILLGALAGSAFWMWGEQYAFFTQSQLIIDVVPGRGSGFSLESPEGVRFLTRSRLFTDDELAELDRAPPPRHGDQPAA; encoded by the coding sequence ATGGCTCGCCCGGGCGCCATCCGATGCGGAGGTGTGAGCTTGGTTGACCGCGTCATCGCGACCCCCGAAGCGGTGGCCCTCATCGAGCGGCTGAAGCTCGTCCACGGACCGTTGATGTTCCACCAGTCCGGTGGCTGCTGCGATGGCAGCGCACCGATGTGCTACCCCGCCGGAGAATTCAGGGTCGGCGGCGCCGACATCCTTCTCGGCGCGCTCGCCGGCAGCGCTTTCTGGATGTGGGGTGAGCAGTACGCGTTCTTCACCCAGAGCCAGCTCATCATCGACGTGGTGCCAGGCCGCGGCTCCGGCTTTTCGCTCGAAAGCCCGGAAGGCGTGCGCTTTCTGACCCGCTCGCGCCTGTTCACCGACGACGAGCTCGCCGAACTCGACCGCGCCCCACCCCCCCGGCACGGCGACCAGCCGGCTGCCTGA
- a CDS encoding DUF547 domain-containing protein, with product MREWGRHATAFTARRHFDSPDLIERRFWVTPASFSAADFDHHHAAWDALLRKHVVVSPDGTESRVDYQGFKAERSALDAYLAELSAISEADFDAWSRDERLAFLINAYNAFTIDLILTAYPNLHLIRDLGSLAASPWQHPFFTLLGARHSLDDIEHKMIRAPGAFDEPRVHFALVCASIGCPMLRNEAYTADHLDAQLEDGLRNFLADRSRNRFVPAPRSLEISRIFDWYGGDFSKGERGFTSVAATLGAYADLLADDPTARTAIRERRVPISFLDYDWDLNDTTAPFSATP from the coding sequence ATGCGCGAATGGGGCCGCCACGCCACGGCGTTCACCGCGCGCCGCCATTTCGACAGCCCCGACCTCATCGAACGCCGATTTTGGGTCACACCCGCAAGCTTCTCGGCTGCCGACTTCGATCACCATCATGCCGCCTGGGATGCTCTGCTCCGCAAGCACGTCGTGGTTTCCCCCGACGGCACCGAATCACGCGTCGATTACCAGGGCTTCAAGGCAGAACGCAGCGCGCTCGATGCCTACCTGGCGGAGCTCTCCGCGATCAGCGAGGCTGACTTCGACGCCTGGAGCCGCGATGAGCGGCTTGCCTTCCTGATCAACGCTTACAACGCATTCACCATCGACCTCATTCTGACCGCCTATCCCAACCTCCACTTGATCCGTGACCTGGGATCACTGGCCGCCTCGCCCTGGCAGCACCCGTTCTTCACCTTGCTCGGCGCCCGTCACAGCCTGGACGATATCGAGCACAAAATGATCCGCGCGCCGGGGGCGTTCGATGAGCCGCGTGTTCACTTCGCCCTCGTCTGCGCTTCGATCGGCTGCCCGATGCTGCGCAATGAGGCCTACACGGCCGACCATCTCGATGCCCAACTCGAGGACGGCCTGCGTAACTTCCTTGCCGACCGCTCGCGCAACCGCTTCGTTCCTGCCCCAAGATCGCTTGAGATCTCGCGCATCTTTGACTGGTACGGCGGCGATTTTTCCAAGGGGGAGCGTGGCTTTACATCAGTTGCCGCGACTCTCGGCGCTTACGCCGACCTTCTGGCTGATGATCCCACCGCACGCACAGCGATCCGGGAGCGGCGGGTCCCGATCAGCTTTCTCGACTACGACTGGGATCTCAACGACACCACAGCGCCGTTTTCCGCAACGCCATGA
- a CDS encoding DUF3047 domain-containing protein, which translates to MADERRAGTNSGCRHAGALAASLIVALCACWPAGADPSVCQRTLIDPAEPVEQAWVRHDFTGHSAFHNTRLDGVPVIEATPAGASALYAKVNADLRDFAIVHWRWRLDQLQPSADLRRSESEDFSGVVFFGFGEPSLLAPDVPTLAYAWTATPGEIGTLIRNPRHPDSLVIVKLEGDDAVGTWREETRDLVADYRAAFGHAPKQRLRYVALISDDDQTGEPARTFYAAITLSDCSPTH; encoded by the coding sequence ATGGCTGACGAGCGTCGCGCGGGGACGAACAGCGGGTGCCGCCACGCCGGGGCGCTCGCCGCCAGCCTGATCGTCGCCCTTTGCGCCTGCTGGCCGGCCGGCGCAGACCCTTCGGTCTGCCAGCGGACGCTGATCGATCCGGCGGAGCCGGTCGAGCAAGCCTGGGTGCGCCACGATTTTACCGGTCATTCGGCGTTTCACAACACCCGGCTCGACGGTGTTCCGGTCATTGAAGCCACCCCCGCCGGGGCATCGGCGCTTTACGCCAAGGTCAATGCCGATCTCCGCGATTTCGCCATCGTTCATTGGCGCTGGCGCCTTGACCAGTTGCAGCCGTCGGCGGATCTGCGCCGAAGCGAGAGCGAGGATTTCTCCGGAGTGGTCTTCTTCGGTTTCGGCGAGCCGAGCCTGCTGGCCCCCGATGTCCCGACGCTTGCCTATGCATGGACCGCCACCCCGGGAGAAATTGGCACCCTCATCCGCAATCCCCGCCACCCTGACAGCCTCGTGATCGTCAAACTCGAGGGAGACGACGCCGTCGGAACCTGGCGCGAGGAAACCCGCGACCTTGTCGCCGATTACCGCGCCGCTTTCGGCCATGCGCCCAAGCAGCGGCTGCGTTACGTGGCGTTGATCAGCGACGACGACCAGACCGGCGAGCCGGCTCGCACATTTTACGCAGCCATCACTCTTTCCGATTGTTCCCCCACGCACTGA
- the uvrA gene encoding excinuclease ABC subunit UvrA — protein sequence MDKIVIRGAREHNLRNVDVDIPRDRLTVITGLSGSGKSSLAFDTIYAEGQRRYVESLSAYARQFLDLMQKPDVDSIEGLSPAISIEQKTTSKNPRSTVATVTEIYDYMRLLWARIGIPHSPATGLPIESQTVSQMVDRILAMPEGRRLLILAPVVRGRKGEYRKELAEFQKRGYQRVKIDGALCDIDQVPALDKKKKHDIDIVVDRIVVRGGIAGRLAESLESGIGLADGLVYAEDADSGDRTTFSAKFACPVSGFTIDEIEPRLFSFNNPFGACPACDGLGTEMYFDVELVVPDDQLTLAQGAIAPWANSSSQYYRQTLQALATHFHFELSTPFHALSERVRQIILFGAKNEATTFHYHDGVRDYQVTKPFEGVVPNLERRWRETESSWVREEMSRFQTVSRCETCAGKRLKPEALAVKVDGLDISAATDFSIEAAVGWFGALDGRLNVQQREIARRILREINERLGFLANVGLGYLSLGRASGTLSGGESQRIRLASQIGSGLTGVLYVLDEPSIGLHQRDNDRLLSALKRLRDIGNTVIVVEHDEDAIRQADYLIDMGPGAGVHGGRVVARGTPEEVMSNPESLTGQYLAGFRQIPRPSRPSMAPARAVLTVVGARANNLRNLTVSFPLGAFVCVTGVSGGGKSTLVIETLYKALARRLMGAREHPGEHERIDGIELIDKVIDIDQSPIGRTPRSNPATYTGAFTPIRDWFAGLAEAKERGYRPGRFSFNVKGGRCEACQGDGVIKIEMHFLPDVYVQCDTCKGKRYNRETLEVMFRGRSIADVLDMTVEEGAEFFKAVPAIRDKLTTLQRVGLGYIHLGQQATTLSGGEAQRVKLAKELSRRATGRTVYILDEPTTGLHFEDVRKLLEVLQALVEPGNTIIVIEHNLEVIKTADWIIDLGPEGGSGGGDLVAAGTPGEVAACAQSYTGRYLAPFLDKTSRRKTA from the coding sequence ATGGATAAGATCGTCATCCGCGGCGCACGTGAGCACAACTTGCGTAATGTCGATGTCGACATCCCCCGCGATCGCTTGACGGTGATCACCGGCCTTTCCGGTTCAGGGAAGTCAAGCCTGGCGTTCGATACGATCTACGCCGAAGGCCAGCGCCGGTATGTGGAATCGCTCTCGGCCTACGCCCGGCAGTTCCTCGACCTCATGCAAAAACCGGACGTCGATTCGATCGAAGGGCTGTCGCCGGCAATATCGATCGAGCAAAAGACGACATCGAAGAACCCGCGCTCGACCGTGGCGACCGTCACCGAGATCTACGACTACATGCGCTTGTTATGGGCGCGCATCGGCATTCCGCATTCGCCAGCGACCGGCCTTCCGATCGAGAGCCAGACGGTGAGTCAGATGGTCGATCGCATCCTTGCCATGCCCGAAGGCCGCCGTCTGCTGATTCTTGCCCCGGTCGTTCGCGGACGCAAGGGCGAGTACCGCAAGGAACTGGCGGAGTTCCAGAAGCGGGGATACCAGCGGGTGAAAATCGACGGCGCGTTGTGCGACATCGATCAGGTGCCCGCCCTCGACAAGAAGAAAAAGCACGACATCGACATCGTTGTCGACCGCATCGTCGTGCGCGGCGGAATCGCCGGGCGCCTGGCCGAGAGCCTGGAATCGGGCATCGGCCTTGCCGATGGACTGGTCTATGCCGAAGACGCCGACAGCGGTGACCGCACGACGTTCTCCGCCAAGTTCGCCTGTCCAGTTTCGGGCTTTACCATCGACGAGATCGAGCCGCGCCTGTTTTCTTTCAACAACCCCTTCGGCGCCTGTCCCGCCTGTGATGGCCTTGGCACCGAGATGTATTTCGATGTCGAGCTGGTCGTTCCTGACGACCAGCTGACGCTTGCTCAGGGAGCCATCGCCCCGTGGGCGAACAGCAGCTCGCAATATTACCGGCAGACATTGCAAGCGCTGGCGACACACTTCCACTTCGAGCTATCGACACCATTTCACGCCCTTTCGGAACGGGTCCGCCAGATCATTTTGTTCGGCGCGAAGAACGAAGCAACGACGTTTCATTACCACGACGGCGTGCGAGACTATCAGGTGACCAAGCCGTTCGAGGGCGTCGTCCCCAATCTCGAACGGCGCTGGCGCGAGACCGAGAGTTCGTGGGTTCGCGAGGAAATGTCGCGCTTCCAGACGGTCAGCCGCTGCGAGACGTGCGCCGGCAAGCGACTGAAGCCGGAGGCCCTGGCGGTGAAGGTCGACGGCCTCGACATCAGCGCCGCCACGGATTTCTCCATTGAGGCGGCCGTCGGCTGGTTTGGCGCGCTCGACGGGCGGTTGAACGTGCAGCAGCGGGAAATCGCACGTCGTATCTTGCGCGAAATCAACGAGCGGCTCGGGTTTCTCGCCAACGTCGGACTCGGTTACCTGTCGCTCGGGCGAGCGTCCGGTACGCTCTCCGGCGGGGAGAGCCAGCGGATTCGTCTTGCCTCGCAGATCGGATCGGGATTGACCGGCGTTCTCTATGTGCTCGATGAGCCGTCAATCGGCTTGCACCAGCGCGACAATGACCGATTGCTTTCGGCCCTCAAGCGCTTGCGCGACATCGGCAACACGGTAATTGTCGTCGAGCACGACGAAGACGCCATTCGCCAAGCCGATTACCTGATCGACATGGGCCCGGGCGCCGGCGTGCACGGCGGCCGCGTCGTCGCCCGTGGCACGCCAGAAGAGGTAATGTCCAACCCGGAGAGCCTGACCGGCCAGTATCTCGCCGGATTCCGGCAGATCCCCCGGCCGTCGCGCCCGAGCATGGCGCCAGCGCGGGCGGTGCTGACCGTTGTTGGTGCGCGCGCCAACAACCTGCGCAATCTGACCGTCTCCTTTCCGCTCGGCGCGTTCGTTTGTGTTACTGGCGTGTCGGGAGGCGGCAAGTCGACGCTGGTGATCGAGACCCTCTATAAAGCACTGGCCCGCCGGCTGATGGGCGCCCGTGAGCACCCTGGCGAGCACGAGCGCATCGACGGCATTGAGCTGATCGACAAGGTGATCGACATCGACCAGTCGCCGATCGGCCGCACGCCCCGCTCCAACCCCGCCACCTATACCGGCGCGTTCACCCCGATCCGCGACTGGTTCGCGGGCTTGGCCGAGGCCAAGGAGCGCGGCTACCGGCCCGGCCGCTTCTCCTTCAACGTCAAGGGTGGGCGCTGCGAGGCCTGCCAGGGCGACGGTGTGATCAAGATCGAGATGCACTTCCTGCCCGACGTCTACGTGCAGTGCGATACCTGCAAGGGAAAGCGCTACAACCGCGAGACCCTCGAGGTGATGTTCCGCGGCAGGTCGATCGCCGATGTCCTCGATATGACCGTCGAGGAGGGGGCGGAGTTCTTCAAGGCCGTTCCCGCCATCCGCGACAAGCTGACGACGCTGCAGCGGGTCGGCCTCGGCTACATCCACCTCGGCCAGCAGGCGACGACGCTGTCCGGCGGCGAGGCGCAGCGGGTCAAGCTGGCGAAGGAGCTGTCGCGCCGGGCGACCGGCCGCACTGTCTACATCCTCGACGAGCCGACCACCGGCCTGCACTTCGAGGACGTGCGCAAACTGCTCGAAGTGCTGCAGGCGCTGGTCGAGCCTGGCAACACCATCATCGTCATCGAGCATAATCTCGAGGTGATCAAGACCGCCGACTGGATCATCGACCTTGGCCCGGAGGGTGGCAGCGGCGGTGGCGATCTCGTTGCCGCCGGCACTCCCGGCGAGGTAGCGGCGTGCGCGCAGAGCTACACCGGCCGCTACCTCGCTCCATTCCTGGACAAGACCAGCCGGCGCAAGACTGCGTAG
- a CDS encoding sulfurtransferase, whose product MPVEGRPSAAGDGRALAAEGSASEPWIVSADAARELIANGAIVLDAREPHLKAARRLPGAVTVRWEAFSQTLAPNQGLLLSDDAAMTRRLQALGLSARRPVVVVADPVRGWGEDGRIVWMLRTLGHPRAVLIDGGIRALGRGGFPQISKPAAPGDFVVHRDPRWLADREQVRAELGSPAAVFVDVREPREFAGATPYGESRGGHLPGARPLYYKDLLDGDGRLLPQAQLVRLLAAQGIDDGHEVIAYCTGGVRAAWFTSVLNDLGMSVRNYAGSMWEWSAQPAASYPLISAAE is encoded by the coding sequence CTGCCGGTCGAAGGACGGCCATCCGCTGCGGGTGACGGGCGGGCGCTCGCCGCAGAAGGCAGCGCCAGCGAGCCCTGGATCGTTTCGGCCGATGCTGCGCGCGAGTTGATCGCGAACGGCGCCATCGTGCTCGATGCCCGTGAGCCGCATCTCAAGGCGGCGCGCCGGCTGCCGGGGGCGGTTACGGTGCGCTGGGAGGCGTTCTCGCAGACACTCGCCCCCAATCAGGGTCTGCTGCTCAGCGACGATGCGGCAATGACCCGGCGCCTGCAGGCCCTCGGTCTTAGTGCCCGCCGTCCCGTCGTCGTCGTCGCCGACCCAGTCCGTGGCTGGGGGGAAGATGGGCGGATCGTCTGGATGCTGCGCACTCTCGGTCATCCTCGGGCGGTTCTGATCGACGGTGGGATCAGGGCGCTGGGGCGCGGGGGTTTTCCCCAGATCTCTAAGCCGGCAGCGCCGGGTGATTTCGTCGTCCATCGCGATCCGCGCTGGCTTGCCGATCGCGAGCAGGTGCGCGCCGAGCTCGGCTCGCCCGCCGCCGTATTCGTCGACGTCCGCGAGCCGCGCGAGTTCGCCGGGGCAACGCCGTACGGAGAATCGCGCGGGGGCCACCTTCCCGGTGCCCGACCCCTTTATTACAAGGATCTCCTCGATGGCGACGGCCGCCTGCTGCCGCAAGCGCAGCTCGTTCGGCTGCTTGCGGCGCAGGGCATTGATGACGGCCACGAAGTCATTGCCTATTGCACCGGCGGCGTCCGTGCCGCCTGGTTCACCAGTGTGCTCAACGACCTCGGCATGAGCGTTCGAAACTACGCCGGTTCGATGTGGGAATGGTCGGCGCAGCCAGCGGCGTCATATCCACTGATCTCGGCCGCCGAGTGA
- the ssb gene encoding single-stranded DNA-binding protein: protein MAGSVNKVILVGNLGRDPEVRNTQDGSRIVHLSVATSESWKDRGSGDRKERTEWHRVVIFNDKLGEIAERYLRKGSKVYLEGALQTRKWAGQDGQERYTTEIVIGRFRGELTLLDGRGEGGGSSGGGSSGGGFGGSGDSYEPSAGAYGGGGRSSGRSDPAGPSPDFDDEIPF, encoded by the coding sequence ATGGCAGGATCGGTCAACAAGGTCATTCTCGTCGGCAATCTCGGGCGAGATCCGGAGGTCCGCAATACCCAGGACGGCAGCCGGATCGTCCACCTTTCGGTTGCCACCTCGGAGTCGTGGAAGGACCGGGGCAGCGGTGACCGCAAGGAACGCACCGAATGGCATCGAGTGGTCATTTTCAACGACAAGCTGGGTGAGATCGCCGAGCGCTACCTGCGCAAGGGTTCCAAGGTTTATCTCGAAGGCGCTTTGCAGACGCGCAAATGGGCCGGCCAAGATGGGCAGGAGCGCTACACCACGGAAATTGTCATTGGTCGATTCCGCGGTGAGCTGACGTTGCTCGACGGCCGCGGAGAGGGCGGCGGTAGCAGCGGTGGCGGTAGCAGCGGTGGCGGATTCGGCGGGAGCGGCGATTCATACGAGCCGTCCGCGGGCGCCTATGGCGGCGGCGGACGCTCGTCCGGACGAAGCGATCCGGCCGGTCCTTCCCCTGACTTCGATGACGAGATTCCATTCTGA
- a CDS encoding NAD(P)-binding domain-containing protein, whose protein sequence is MPSMFEWAQHYYRWLHGQWPAGVVEKLPALGENGATNLAGVRIVGDLTGIPLLKFAADTGARAVQAILAEPGFLPGGGGPDVLDLAIVGGGVSGYAAAAEARKAGLRFALFEAQGPFATIADFPKGKPIYTYPTQMTPEGEIRFTATVKEDLFDELQAQTAGIEATILRVERIERQGGLLQLIAGTQRIRAERVIVAIGRSGHYRKLGVPGEDSDKVYNRLHDPRDFADRDVLVVGGGDSALEAAIALARAGAHVTLSYRRAGFARAKAENVEAIKRLGGSVRLLLGSTLTRIDPEKVQLANAAGNELSLVNDVVFAMTGREAPLDFFRRSGLAIAGEWGWRGWAGLMLMLAFSVWLFHWKKFGFSIGGELFPAVNLPWLNPALWVEGARDVLGVAAGDPTSLLYTLLSSARDPNFWYALAYCTLVVVFGIRRVRRRRTQYVAWQTLTLVAIQCVPLFVLPQILLPWMGRNGFFHDGAVLQPFADVFFERYDTLGEERAYWRAYGFVLAWPLFVYNWFTQQPLWGWLAVGSIQTFVVIPFLVRAYGKGAYCGWICSCGALAETLGDVHRHKMPHGPGVNRWNMVGQTFLVLATLILVLRILSWVLPESGFATAYDALVAGVPVLNYEYFVDLLFAGVLGIAFYFHFSGRVWCRFACPLAALMHIYARFSRFRIFAEKKKCISCNVCTSVCHQGIDVMNFANKGLDMIDPECVRCSACVHACPTGVLTFGSIGKDGQPVYDRLAARSAPTSPGE, encoded by the coding sequence ATGCCGTCCATGTTCGAGTGGGCTCAGCACTATTACCGCTGGTTGCACGGCCAATGGCCCGCGGGCGTCGTCGAAAAGCTGCCGGCGCTCGGGGAAAATGGCGCCACCAACCTTGCGGGCGTGCGGATCGTCGGCGATCTCACCGGCATTCCGCTGCTGAAGTTCGCCGCCGACACCGGCGCGCGGGCGGTGCAGGCGATTCTCGCCGAGCCCGGGTTCTTGCCCGGAGGCGGCGGTCCCGACGTTCTCGACCTCGCGATCGTCGGCGGCGGCGTGTCAGGGTATGCTGCGGCCGCCGAGGCCCGCAAGGCCGGCCTGCGTTTCGCCTTGTTCGAGGCGCAGGGGCCGTTCGCCACGATCGCCGACTTCCCCAAAGGCAAGCCGATCTACACCTATCCCACGCAGATGACGCCCGAAGGCGAGATCCGCTTCACCGCGACGGTCAAGGAGGACCTCTTCGACGAACTCCAGGCGCAGACGGCGGGGATCGAGGCGACGATTCTGCGCGTCGAGAGGATCGAGCGGCAGGGGGGTCTCCTCCAGCTTATTGCCGGCACGCAGAGAATCCGCGCGGAACGGGTGATCGTCGCCATCGGTCGCAGTGGTCATTACCGCAAGCTGGGCGTTCCGGGGGAAGACAGCGACAAGGTCTACAATCGCCTGCACGACCCTCGCGATTTCGCCGATCGTGATGTTCTCGTCGTCGGCGGCGGCGACTCGGCGCTGGAGGCCGCGATCGCGCTCGCCCGCGCCGGCGCCCACGTTACCCTCAGCTACCGCCGAGCCGGCTTTGCCCGCGCCAAGGCGGAGAACGTCGAGGCGATCAAGCGACTGGGCGGTTCTGTACGATTATTGCTCGGCAGCACGCTGACGCGCATCGATCCCGAAAAGGTCCAACTCGCCAATGCCGCCGGAAACGAGTTGAGCCTCGTCAACGACGTCGTCTTCGCGATGACCGGCCGCGAGGCGCCGCTCGATTTCTTTCGCCGCAGCGGCCTCGCCATTGCCGGTGAATGGGGCTGGCGCGGCTGGGCCGGGCTGATGCTGATGCTTGCCTTCAGCGTCTGGCTGTTCCACTGGAAAAAATTCGGCTTTTCGATCGGCGGCGAACTGTTTCCCGCGGTCAACCTGCCCTGGCTCAACCCCGCGCTTTGGGTCGAGGGTGCGCGCGATGTGCTGGGCGTGGCGGCGGGTGATCCAACCAGCCTGCTCTATACGCTGCTCAGTTCGGCGCGCGATCCCAACTTCTGGTATGCGCTCGCCTACTGCACCCTCGTCGTCGTCTTTGGCATCCGCCGGGTGCGCCGCCGCAGGACACAATACGTTGCTTGGCAGACCCTCACTCTCGTCGCCATTCAGTGCGTGCCGCTGTTCGTTCTGCCGCAGATCCTGCTGCCGTGGATGGGTCGCAACGGCTTTTTCCATGACGGCGCCGTCCTGCAACCGTTCGCCGACGTCTTTTTCGAGCGCTACGACACGCTGGGCGAGGAGCGGGCCTACTGGCGAGCTTACGGCTTCGTCCTCGCCTGGCCGTTGTTCGTCTACAACTGGTTCACCCAGCAACCGCTGTGGGGATGGCTCGCGGTCGGCTCGATCCAGACCTTCGTGGTGATCCCGTTTCTTGTCCGCGCCTACGGTAAGGGCGCCTACTGCGGCTGGATCTGCTCGTGCGGTGCGCTCGCCGAGACGCTGGGCGACGTCCATCGCCACAAAATGCCACATGGCCCTGGCGTCAATCGCTGGAACATGGTGGGGCAGACGTTTCTCGTTCTGGCGACGCTGATCCTCGTCCTCAGGATCCTCTCCTGGGTGCTGCCGGAGAGCGGGTTTGCCACAGCCTATGATGCCCTCGTCGCCGGTGTGCCGGTACTGAATTACGAATACTTCGTCGATTTGCTTTTCGCCGGCGTTCTCGGCATCGCCTTCTATTTTCACTTCTCGGGTCGGGTGTGGTGCCGGTTCGCCTGCCCGCTTGCGGCACTGATGCACATCTACGCGCGGTTTTCACGGTTCCGCATCTTTGCCGAGAAGAAGAAATGCATCTCGTGCAACGTCTGCACCAGCGTCTGCCATCAGGGTATCGACGTGATGAACTTCGCCAACAAGGGCCTCGATATGATTGACCCCGAGTGCGTGCGCTGTTCCGCGTGCGTGCACGCCTGCCCGACCGGGGTCCTGACCTTCGGCTCCATCGGCAAGGACGGCCAGCCGGTTTACGATCGCCTCGCCGCCCGTTCCGCGCCGACTTCACCCGGGGAATAA
- a CDS encoding glycosyltransferase produces MTPDSSNALDGRAWTRACEPVSRVRAGVFAVCLVLAFALCAVTGQFLATRSTPVAVMIAHGAMFAACILVWLAGLQASLRHTGLVLILAAVAARLVLLPFPASDDVNRYLWEGRLVLAGESPYAALAADVGEAQRDTVWEGINNKAKRTVYPPLAELMFAAAVALGYHPLAVKLPLVAAEIGILCLLLAELRRRRLPEANLALVAFNPVLLLGTAGEGHYDALFVLAMLVALVAHARGRRGWGWLALAVAVELKLVAILLVPLLLRRGGWRAAWIFLLVSAVPALPFVTDLPDLAGGLFAFGVETYHDGFLPAILRAAGLDARTAACVSLLVLALWAGLIAWRVSDAWRGAFLVLGGLLLLSPVVHVWYFIWIVPFLALRPQPAWLLASGLHGFYYVAWAHALTAGAWLQPAWAWWAQWAPFAVVLVLTSWPAACRLLAVRRACERERPPPCSISAVVPAYEEAEGIAASVRALLDQGPSLIEIIVVDGGSRDATAERAWQAGACVINGPRGRGGQIAAGIAVARGDVVWVVHADVRPAPGTAAAILGALQADDAVCGGAVGLTFSRADPLLLTIEALNAGRSALFDLSFGDQGQFVRRDVLAGVGGFPEVPLMEDVELALRLRRAGPLVHLGRNGIASSRRWECSPPLARIGVVLHFTARYLLSRRRARLAEDLFTQYYGGDATPVAPIRTAVETR; encoded by the coding sequence ATGACGCCCGATTCTTCCAACGCGCTTGACGGTCGCGCGTGGACGCGCGCGTGCGAGCCGGTCAGCCGCGTTCGCGCCGGCGTCTTTGCGGTCTGCCTCGTGCTGGCGTTCGCACTTTGCGCCGTAACCGGGCAGTTTCTCGCCACCCGTTCAACGCCCGTCGCGGTGATGATCGCCCACGGGGCGATGTTCGCCGCTTGTATCCTGGTGTGGCTGGCCGGCCTGCAGGCGTCGCTCCGGCACACCGGCCTCGTCCTCATTCTCGCCGCGGTGGCTGCCCGGCTGGTGCTGCTGCCATTCCCGGCATCGGACGACGTCAACCGTTATCTGTGGGAAGGCCGCCTGGTGCTGGCCGGCGAGAGCCCTTACGCGGCGCTGGCAGCCGACGTGGGCGAGGCGCAGCGCGACACGGTCTGGGAGGGTATCAATAACAAGGCCAAGCGCACCGTCTACCCGCCGCTGGCCGAATTGATGTTCGCCGCCGCTGTCGCGCTCGGCTATCACCCTTTGGCCGTGAAGCTGCCGTTGGTGGCGGCGGAGATCGGCATCCTCTGCCTGCTGCTCGCCGAATTGCGGCGGCGGCGGCTCCCCGAGGCCAACCTTGCCCTCGTCGCCTTCAATCCGGTGCTGCTCCTCGGCACCGCCGGCGAGGGCCATTACGACGCGCTGTTCGTCCTGGCGATGCTGGTGGCGCTGGTGGCGCACGCCCGGGGCCGTCGCGGTTGGGGATGGCTCGCGCTCGCCGTCGCGGTAGAACTCAAGCTTGTCGCCATTTTGCTCGTTCCGCTGCTGTTACGCCGAGGGGGCTGGCGCGCTGCCTGGATTTTTCTCCTCGTATCGGCGGTTCCGGCGCTGCCGTTCGTCACCGATCTTCCCGATCTCGCTGGCGGACTCTTCGCCTTCGGCGTGGAGACCTACCATGACGGCTTTCTGCCGGCGATCCTGCGTGCCGCCGGCCTCGACGCGCGAACCGCGGCCTGTGTCAGTTTGCTCGTGCTCGCGCTATGGGCGGGCCTCATCGCGTGGCGAGTGAGCGATGCCTGGCGCGGGGCGTTCCTCGTTCTCGGCGGCCTGCTCCTGCTCTCGCCGGTTGTCCACGTCTGGTATTTCATCTGGATCGTGCCGTTCCTCGCCCTGCGACCGCAGCCGGCGTGGCTGCTGGCGAGTGGCCTGCACGGCTTCTATTACGTCGCTTGGGCGCACGCACTGACGGCCGGCGCCTGGCTTCAGCCCGCCTGGGCGTGGTGGGCGCAGTGGGCGCCGTTCGCGGTGGTCCTCGTCCTGACGTCCTGGCCGGCGGCGTGTCGGCTCCTCGCCGTGCGCCGAGCGTGCGAGCGCGAGCGTCCACCCCCGTGCAGCATCTCCGCGGTTGTCCCGGCGTACGAGGAAGCCGAGGGCATCGCCGCCAGCGTGCGGGCGCTCCTCGATCAAGGCCCGTCACTGATCGAGATCATCGTCGTCGATGGCGGCTCGCGCGACGCGACTGCCGAGCGCGCCTGGCAAGCCGGCGCGTGCGTCATCAACGGGCCGCGAGGGCGGGGTGGGCAGATCGCGGCGGGGATCGCCGTGGCCCGCGGCGACGTGGTCTGGGTGGTCCATGCCGACGTCCGGCCGGCACCGGGCACTGCCGCCGCTATCCTCGGCGCGCTACAAGCCGACGATGCGGTCTGCGGCGGTGCGGTGGGGCTAACGTTCTCACGCGCTGATCCGCTGCTTCTCACCATTGAGGCGCTGAACGCCGGACGTTCGGCACTCTTTGACCTGAGCTTTGGCGATCAGGGTCAGTTCGTTCGCCGGGACGTCCTGGCCGGTGTCGGCGGCTTTCCGGAGGTGCCGTTGATGGAGGACGTCGAGCTGGCGCTGCGGCTGAGGCGGGCTGGTCCCCTCGTGCATCTCGGCCGCAATGGCATCGCGTCAAGCCGGCGCTGGGAGTGTTCGCCGCCGCTCGCCCGCATCGGCGTCGTCCTGCACTTCACGGCGCGCTATCTGCTCTCTCGTCGCCGCGCCCGGCTCGCCGAGGACCTCTTCACGCAGTACTACGGCGGCGACGCCACGCCCGTGGCGCCGATCCGCACCGCAGTCGAGACAAGGTGA